The following proteins are co-located in the Roseovarius arcticus genome:
- a CDS encoding glycosyltransferase family 25 protein has product MRWAAMERIDALRIDCLIIHLERAHARLPQVDATKEMLPLSTYVMPAVDGQQMSDTLSRSYNRKLLRPYYPFQLRPSEVATFHSHRACWRRIVDEDLDAALILEDDLELDPEVFLPALELAIANIEPGDFVRFPIKLREEAIREIASRGPIRLQAYDRIALGMVAQLVTRGAAEALLAVTEQFDRPVDDFLQMKWVHNVRVLTVWPSGVREISSELGGSLISRKSGIFDKVRREILRPIYRRKIRTLARRNLDASE; this is encoded by the coding sequence TTGCGATGGGCCGCGATGGAGAGGATCGACGCATTGAGGATAGACTGCCTGATCATACATCTTGAACGCGCCCATGCCCGCCTGCCGCAGGTGGACGCAACCAAAGAAATGCTGCCACTCAGCACGTACGTCATGCCAGCTGTCGACGGGCAGCAGATGAGTGATACGCTTTCGCGATCCTACAATCGCAAGCTGCTCCGGCCCTACTATCCCTTTCAGTTGCGACCCTCTGAAGTGGCGACATTTCACAGTCATCGCGCTTGCTGGAGGAGGATTGTCGACGAAGATCTCGACGCTGCGCTGATTCTTGAGGATGATTTGGAGCTTGATCCAGAAGTTTTCCTGCCGGCGCTAGAGCTTGCAATAGCCAACATTGAGCCGGGGGATTTCGTGCGCTTTCCGATCAAACTGCGCGAGGAGGCGATCCGCGAGATAGCGTCGCGCGGTCCCATCCGTTTGCAGGCTTATGACCGCATTGCGCTGGGTATGGTTGCGCAGTTGGTGACACGCGGCGCTGCGGAGGCACTCCTTGCCGTGACGGAGCAGTTTGACCGCCCGGTCGACGACTTCTTGCAGATGAAGTGGGTACATAACGTGCGGGTGTTGACGGTGTGGCCATCAGGCGTGCGCGAGATTTCAAGCGAGTTGGGCGGTAGCCTGATTAGTCGCAAAAGCGGCATCTTTGATAAAGTGAGGCGGGAGATTCTGCGGCCGATTTATCGCCGCAAGATACGCACTCTCGCTAGGCGGAACTTAGATGCGTCAGAGTAA
- a CDS encoding rhamnan synthesis F family protein, translating into MKKIPFWKVKRELRRLGRGTLGAPAAAWEYLTLTKRYDANAARQREVYAGAKPLGPEVAIYLIYPSQGLLGSHLDMLRHLNAHDISPILVSNLPLSPDTLATLKPLCTRIIVRPNIGYDFGGYRDGVLSLSADLQKLDRLYLLNDSCWVIDAPLSWFNAVRNAGVDFCSAASHEALIRPKADNFREVDWRYSSDRPRFHYASYALAMGSQILRDPKFLKFWQKIRLSQDKSTTIRRGEFGLTQWVLRQKCYSHAEACPTAILDREIAALDDATLDKVARTLLSPYVPELLAKRDEILEIPVSTPQGRTDRIKIILAAVAAQGLSYALPLYTLKYRDFQFAKKSPVWLSQSGSDTMIEVLDSLPGPMGQQAAREARLLRPKMWPQPAI; encoded by the coding sequence ATGAAGAAAATTCCTTTTTGGAAAGTGAAACGAGAATTGCGGCGGCTGGGCCGCGGTACACTCGGCGCTCCTGCAGCGGCTTGGGAGTATTTGACGCTAACCAAACGCTATGACGCAAACGCAGCGCGGCAACGCGAGGTATATGCCGGCGCAAAGCCTTTGGGGCCCGAGGTTGCGATCTATTTGATCTATCCGTCTCAAGGCCTTTTAGGGTCCCATCTGGACATGTTGAGGCACCTTAATGCCCATGACATCAGTCCAATCCTAGTCTCAAACCTGCCGCTGTCTCCAGACACGCTGGCCACTCTCAAGCCGCTTTGCACACGCATCATCGTACGGCCCAATATCGGATATGATTTTGGCGGCTATCGCGACGGCGTCTTGAGCCTGTCGGCAGACCTGCAAAAGCTTGATCGGCTATACCTTTTGAACGACTCGTGCTGGGTAATTGACGCGCCGCTCAGTTGGTTCAACGCGGTGCGCAATGCGGGCGTCGATTTCTGCAGCGCGGCCTCCCACGAAGCTCTCATCCGCCCCAAAGCTGATAATTTTCGCGAGGTTGACTGGCGCTATAGTAGTGATCGACCGCGCTTTCACTATGCGTCCTATGCCTTGGCAATGGGGAGCCAAATCCTACGCGATCCGAAATTCTTGAAATTTTGGCAAAAGATCCGGTTATCTCAGGATAAAAGCACCACCATACGCAGGGGCGAGTTCGGATTGACGCAGTGGGTGCTTCGGCAGAAGTGCTATAGCCACGCTGAAGCCTGTCCAACTGCTATCCTTGATCGCGAGATTGCCGCGCTTGACGATGCGACACTGGATAAGGTTGCGCGCACTCTGCTGTCGCCCTACGTGCCCGAATTGCTGGCAAAGCGTGACGAAATACTGGAAATTCCCGTATCGACCCCGCAAGGCAGAACTGACCGAATAAAGATCATCCTAGCGGCTGTGGCTGCACAGGGATTAAGCTACGCGCTGCCACTCTACACATTGAAATATCGCGACTTCCAATTTGCTAAAAAATCGCCTGTCTGGCTATCGCAAAGCGGGTCGGACACCATGATCGAAGTGCTAGACAGCCTGCCGGGTCCGATGGGACAGCAGGCCGCGCGGGAGGCAAGGTTGCTCAGGCCTAAAATGTGGCCGCAGCCTGCTATTTAA
- a CDS encoding ABC transporter ATP-binding protein codes for MRKVSKKQPMFSPQDRDNIKWFWHLYLKDKSPWLIVVLIMVSLQALVYQQFLSLTENGLRVIFDDGSIQKLIQVCAIVFLLFVTRGILSYIVPRLSVWLAGNAVRSMRQDLIQHYLRLDLAYFENTKSGDIILRLVNQVDGLSTFVGQGTVGAARDFVTVLVVSGYLIYKSPILFTAAIIVIPVLILVMRSVSTKIKTIQQSAENAFGNYISGIEEMSNGMRTVKISGQEDREKDRLFDATDGIRDLTIRLNAAQALFPPSIDLVSAFVYVLVIGGGGYMVIQGGYNMDAAGIIAFLLGLVIMFDPMRLLASFFSQLQGSLVLLQAIRSVYYEKVRITDHENSVSDFNSDGDIVFDNVDFAYSPLHPLFEGLDLRIEGGKKTAIVGATGSGKTSILSLISRLYDVDSGQITIDGRDIRDIKIKSLRSTFSVVAQDIVIFNASIWENIRYVAPNATDEQIWAAAEAAEIAELIRVRKDAPLGPKGSQLSGGQKQRIAIARAFLRSAPILLLDEATSALDQKTEERIQGALERLSLNKTTIIVAHRLSSVAAADKIYLLDMGSVVEQGTHAELMAAKGLYAAMYAAQKEGYS; via the coding sequence ATGCGGAAAGTCTCTAAAAAACAACCGATGTTCTCGCCGCAGGATAGAGACAATATCAAATGGTTTTGGCACCTTTACCTCAAGGACAAGTCCCCTTGGCTGATCGTCGTGCTGATAATGGTCAGCCTTCAGGCCTTGGTATACCAGCAATTCCTGTCGCTGACAGAGAACGGTCTTAGGGTCATTTTCGACGACGGCTCGATCCAGAAACTCATTCAGGTCTGCGCCATCGTGTTCCTTCTCTTCGTGACTAGGGGGATTTTGTCGTACATTGTGCCGCGTCTCTCGGTGTGGCTGGCGGGCAATGCCGTCCGCTCGATGCGACAAGATCTGATCCAGCACTACCTACGGCTGGATCTGGCCTATTTCGAGAATACGAAATCCGGCGATATCATCCTGAGGTTGGTCAACCAAGTCGATGGCCTCAGCACCTTTGTTGGCCAAGGCACCGTTGGCGCAGCACGTGATTTCGTCACCGTCCTCGTTGTTTCGGGTTATTTGATTTACAAATCCCCGATCCTGTTCACCGCAGCCATTATCGTTATTCCCGTTCTGATACTGGTGATGCGATCCGTATCGACCAAGATCAAGACTATCCAGCAGAGCGCAGAGAACGCATTCGGAAACTACATTTCCGGCATCGAAGAGATGTCGAACGGGATGCGCACGGTCAAGATATCAGGACAAGAGGATCGCGAAAAGGACCGCCTCTTTGACGCCACTGACGGCATCCGGGATCTGACGATCCGCCTGAACGCGGCGCAGGCCCTCTTTCCCCCGTCTATCGATCTGGTGTCGGCGTTTGTTTATGTCCTGGTCATCGGCGGCGGCGGCTACATGGTCATTCAGGGCGGCTATAATATGGATGCCGCCGGGATCATCGCCTTCCTGCTGGGTCTCGTCATCATGTTCGACCCGATGCGCCTGCTCGCGAGCTTCTTTTCCCAACTGCAAGGTAGTCTCGTTCTTCTTCAAGCCATCAGAAGTGTCTACTATGAGAAAGTAAGAATTACGGACCACGAAAATTCAGTGTCGGATTTCAACAGCGATGGCGACATCGTTTTCGATAATGTGGATTTTGCCTACAGCCCCCTGCACCCGCTGTTCGAGGGGCTTGATCTGCGTATTGAGGGCGGCAAAAAGACGGCGATCGTTGGCGCGACCGGGTCGGGTAAAACGTCGATCCTCAGCCTGATCAGCCGTCTCTACGATGTTGATTCCGGCCAGATCACTATCGATGGACGGGATATTCGCGATATCAAAATCAAGTCATTGCGCAGCACATTTTCGGTCGTGGCGCAGGATATCGTGATCTTCAACGCTTCGATCTGGGAAAATATTCGTTACGTCGCGCCAAATGCCACGGACGAACAGATTTGGGCCGCCGCCGAAGCAGCTGAGATAGCCGAGCTGATACGCGTCCGGAAGGATGCCCCACTTGGCCCGAAAGGCAGTCAGTTGTCTGGTGGTCAGAAACAGCGCATCGCGATTGCGCGGGCATTCCTGCGCTCGGCGCCGATACTGCTATTGGACGAAGCGACTTCTGCGCTGGACCAGAAAACCGAAGAGCGGATCCAAGGTGCTCTGGAGCGGCTCTCATTGAATAAAACGACGATCATTGTCGCGCATCGCCTGTCCTCGGTAGCGGCAGCAGACAAGATTTACCTGCTGGATATGGGCTCGGTAGTCGAACAGGGCACCCACGCTGAGCTGATGGCGGCCAAAGGACTGTACGCCGCTATGTACGCCGCGCAGAAGGAAGGCTATTCCTAA
- a CDS encoding cupin domain-containing protein encodes MTMTCTATQLIDNDRTRVTRFDFEPGQQTGWHTHGMDYVITALTDCNMKLELPGGEMKENKVEAGSVYARSEGIEHNVINGGDAPMSFIEVELK; translated from the coding sequence ATGACCATGACCTGCACCGCAACCCAACTGATCGACAATGACCGCACGCGCGTCACCCGCTTTGATTTTGAGCCTGGGCAGCAGACAGGCTGGCACACGCACGGGATGGATTACGTCATCACCGCGCTTACCGATTGCAATATGAAGCTGGAACTGCCGGGCGGCGAGATGAAGGAAAACAAGGTTGAGGCAGGTTCCGTCTATGCCCGCAGTGAAGGGATAGAGCATAACGTGATTAACGGCGGCGATGCGCCGATGTCATTCATCGAGGTCGAGTTAAAGTAA
- a CDS encoding glycosyltransferase family 2 protein gives MRQSKPSERVTIVSVAYNSAAVLDTMLASVPVETPVVIFDNASQDRPQLRDVIAIRGGNTHLVESDENLGFGAGCNGGAARAETEFLLFLNPDTALFPDTLERLIFAADQHPAATAFNPRILDDDGTAILKRRSDLVPRRAWLPRSALTHDTVVPILSGAALFVRRDDFDAVGGFDPRIFLFFEDDDLSVRLSETRGNLMYVHDARVRHVGGASSEWSPKGERLKNWHWGFSQIYTMRKHGLRMGCLRAFLKTGLRALSPVTILSTRRRTKYAARLSGMIRSLRRGGDYNG, from the coding sequence ATGCGTCAGAGTAAACCATCCGAGCGGGTAACAATCGTCTCTGTCGCGTACAATAGTGCTGCGGTCCTTGACACCATGCTTGCGTCGGTGCCGGTGGAAACACCTGTCGTCATATTCGATAATGCCTCGCAGGACCGGCCCCAATTGCGCGACGTCATCGCCATCAGAGGTGGCAATACCCACCTTGTGGAGAGCGATGAAAATCTAGGCTTTGGCGCAGGCTGCAATGGTGGCGCCGCTAGGGCGGAAACGGAGTTTTTGCTGTTCCTGAACCCAGATACAGCGCTGTTCCCAGACACATTAGAAAGGCTCATCTTTGCGGCGGACCAGCATCCGGCTGCGACGGCATTCAACCCCCGAATCCTTGACGATGATGGCACAGCCATCCTGAAGCGGCGCAGCGATCTGGTGCCGCGCCGGGCGTGGCTGCCGCGCAGTGCATTGACGCATGATACTGTGGTGCCAATTTTGTCCGGTGCAGCGCTTTTTGTGCGCCGCGATGATTTTGACGCCGTTGGTGGTTTCGATCCAAGGATTTTCCTCTTTTTCGAGGATGACGACCTCAGCGTCCGATTGTCCGAAACCAGGGGCAACCTGATGTATGTGCATGACGCGAGGGTGCGTCACGTCGGCGGCGCATCATCCGAGTGGTCCCCCAAGGGCGAGCGACTGAAAAATTGGCACTGGGGATTTTCGCAGATTTATACGATGCGCAAGCATGGCCTGAGGATGGGCTGTCTAAGGGCGTTCCTGAAAACGGGCCTTAGGGCGCTCTCGCCGGTTACCATTCTATCCACTCGGCGCCGGACCAAATATGCGGCGCGACTGTCCGGAATGATACGCTCGCTCCGGCGGGGAGGGGACTACAATGGATGA
- a CDS encoding porin, whose product MTHIISCYSEEGHTLKKHLLSTSAIALGTIALAAPAAAQEWDVSFGGFMSQHVAYADLYGSALTAGGDYDGVDIHSNSEIIFTPSITLDNGLTFGVNVQLEGENGGSEIDESYMTISSDTLGQIIIGSENSAGYKSMVGAPGVTSMYINSPSISTFIPFSAAFPGGFRQAGLSSYTEVAGNNDVSRLTYFTPSFNGLTVGVSYAPTGAINVGNSFGVDKNTVLSDIFDIGVNYSQTFGTTSVTLAARYGVGDTPTLGNSDPETWGVGAQVGFADFTVGGSYAENDNGGVGGVGDNEGWSFGVTYDIAGPWALEALTYQGEQTVAGGGNADYEAYRIGASRDLGPGVDWDIYVVQVDADNGLAGAAYRDVGGTVIGTGINLSF is encoded by the coding sequence ATGACACACATCATTTCCTGCTACTCTGAGGAGGGACACACCTTGAAAAAGCATCTGCTTAGCACCAGCGCAATCGCCCTGGGCACAATCGCACTGGCAGCACCTGCCGCCGCACAAGAATGGGACGTTTCATTCGGCGGTTTCATGAGCCAGCACGTCGCATACGCGGATCTGTACGGCTCCGCTCTGACGGCCGGCGGCGACTATGACGGCGTCGACATCCACTCGAACTCCGAGATCATCTTCACACCTTCGATCACGCTGGACAACGGCCTGACATTCGGTGTGAACGTTCAGCTGGAAGGCGAGAACGGCGGTTCGGAAATCGACGAGTCGTACATGACGATCAGCTCCGACACACTGGGCCAGATCATCATCGGTTCCGAGAACTCGGCTGGTTACAAGTCCATGGTTGGCGCGCCTGGCGTTACTTCCATGTACATCAACTCGCCATCGATCTCTACATTCATCCCGTTCTCGGCAGCATTCCCGGGCGGCTTCCGCCAGGCTGGCTTGTCGAGCTACACCGAAGTTGCAGGTAACAACGACGTTTCGCGTCTGACGTACTTCACACCTTCGTTCAACGGTCTGACAGTGGGCGTTTCCTACGCACCCACCGGTGCCATTAACGTCGGCAACTCCTTCGGCGTCGATAAAAACACAGTGCTGTCGGACATCTTCGACATTGGTGTGAACTACAGCCAGACATTCGGCACGACCAGCGTCACGCTGGCCGCTCGCTACGGTGTTGGCGACACGCCCACATTGGGTAACTCGGATCCCGAAACTTGGGGCGTTGGCGCACAGGTTGGCTTTGCTGACTTCACCGTCGGTGGTAGCTATGCCGAGAACGACAATGGCGGCGTCGGCGGCGTTGGCGACAACGAAGGCTGGAGCTTTGGTGTTACCTACGACATCGCAGGTCCGTGGGCGCTCGAAGCTCTGACCTACCAGGGTGAGCAGACAGTCGCTGGCGGCGGAAACGCTGACTACGAAGCCTACCGTATCGGCGCAAGCCGCGATCTGGGCCCGGGCGTTGACTGGGACATCTATGTCGTCCAGGTGGACGCAGACAATGGCTTGGCTGGCGCTGCCTACCGCGACGTCGGTGGTACTGTCATCGGCACCGGCATCAACCTGTCCTTCTAA
- a CDS encoding dimethylarginine dimethylaminohydrolase family protein, whose product MTNPATHFSHAISRRPGASATKGLRATDRGAPDLARMRSAHDAYIAALRSTGAKVTVLDAEEDFPDAMFVEDTALCLPDGAIMMRPGAASRMGEVAQMRPTLAALFNDLRDIGGPGHIEGGDILFTGREVLVGKSARTDAAGVAELRIILDEWGYSLRELQTPEGVLHFKTDCSLLDPETILSTRLLDTGGCFDGYRVLHLPEGEEAAANAIRFNDVVLLPDGFPKTAEMLTREGYDIRPIDNTDCALLDGGMSCLSLRFNI is encoded by the coding sequence ATGACCAATCCTGCCACGCATTTCAGCCACGCCATCAGCCGCCGTCCCGGTGCCAGTGCTACGAAAGGGCTGCGCGCTACGGATCGCGGCGCGCCCGATCTGGCGCGTATGCGGTCCGCGCATGACGCCTATATCGCGGCGCTCCGCAGCACCGGCGCCAAGGTCACCGTACTGGACGCAGAGGAAGATTTTCCCGACGCGATGTTTGTCGAGGATACCGCGCTATGCCTGCCGGATGGCGCGATAATGATGCGCCCCGGCGCCGCCAGCCGTATGGGCGAAGTGGCGCAAATGCGGCCGACGCTGGCCGCGCTGTTCAACGATCTGCGCGATATCGGCGGCCCCGGCCATATCGAGGGCGGCGACATCCTGTTTACCGGCCGCGAGGTGCTGGTGGGCAAGTCTGCGCGCACTGACGCCGCCGGAGTGGCCGAGCTGCGCATCATATTGGACGAGTGGGGGTATTCATTGCGCGAGTTGCAGACGCCCGAAGGCGTGCTGCATTTCAAGACTGACTGCTCGCTGCTGGATCCCGAGACGATCCTATCGACCCGGTTGCTGGACACCGGGGGCTGCTTTGACGGCTACCGCGTGTTGCATCTGCCTGAGGGCGAGGAGGCGGCAGCGAATGCCATCCGCTTTAACGACGTAGTGCTGCTGCCGGACGGCTTTCCCAAGACGGCAGAAATGCTGACGCGCGAAGGGTACGATATCCGGCCCATCGATAACACGGATTGTGCGCTGCTGGATGGTGGAATGTCATGCCTGTCGCTGCGGTTTAACATCTGA
- a CDS encoding sulfotransferase domain-containing protein has translation MSKRPTKKSVPHKAASKGNKPKANAPKASPPKASIVWLASYPKSGNTWTRIFLANYLMNLDQPVSINQVHRFGMGDSITKTYNMVAAPNTPDLSDVETTLRLRDKVLRGIIGNNADVNLVKTHNIRSAAYGTQLIPAEYTRSAVYIVRNPMDMVLSYARHYGITPADAVDAIGRSDNANASDGAAVWQFLGSWSEHVCSWTSNSPYPSLVLRYEDMLEKPEEAFGALVRHLGVPVEEERLKKAIRFASFDEVSSQEKASGFKENPGKSETFFTSGKAGAWKEALSDDLIEKMRTDHRATMKRFGYL, from the coding sequence ATGAGCAAAAGACCGACAAAGAAAAGCGTGCCGCACAAGGCCGCATCCAAGGGTAACAAGCCAAAGGCCAACGCGCCAAAGGCCAGCCCACCAAAAGCCAGTATCGTCTGGCTGGCGTCCTACCCGAAATCGGGCAACACGTGGACGCGGATATTTCTCGCCAATTATCTGATGAACCTCGATCAGCCTGTATCGATCAATCAGGTCCACCGATTTGGCATGGGCGATTCCATCACCAAGACCTACAATATGGTCGCCGCCCCCAATACGCCCGATCTAAGCGACGTTGAAACGACGCTTCGCCTGCGCGACAAGGTGCTGCGCGGTATTATTGGCAATAATGCTGACGTCAATCTGGTCAAGACGCACAACATTCGCAGCGCCGCCTATGGCACGCAACTGATCCCGGCTGAATACACACGCTCGGCCGTTTACATCGTGCGCAACCCGATGGATATGGTCCTGTCATACGCTCGCCATTATGGGATCACACCTGCGGACGCGGTTGACGCAATCGGGCGCAGCGACAACGCAAATGCCAGCGACGGCGCTGCCGTATGGCAATTCCTCGGCTCTTGGTCCGAACATGTGTGCAGCTGGACTAGCAATTCGCCCTATCCCAGCCTTGTCCTGCGGTACGAGGATATGCTGGAAAAACCTGAGGAAGCGTTCGGTGCGCTCGTCCGTCACCTTGGCGTTCCAGTGGAGGAGGAAAGGCTGAAAAAAGCCATTCGCTTTGCCAGTTTCGACGAGGTGTCGAGCCAGGAAAAAGCCAGCGGTTTCAAGGAGAACCCCGGCAAGAGCGAGACGTTCTTTACTTCCGGCAAGGCAGGCGCCTGGAAAGAGGCGCTGAGCGATGACTTGATCGAGAAGATGCGGACCGATCACCGCGCAACCATGAAACGCTTTGGATACTTGTGA
- a CDS encoding class II aldolase and adducin N-terminal domain-containing protein, translating to MTPQMTKPAEQPNIQHWEARTHMAAAFRWTARLNMHEAVANHFSLAVNEDGTEFLMNPDQAHFARIRASDLLLLDANDPTTLDRPGAPDPTAWGLHGSVHRRCPHARCVMHIHSIHATVLASLADSRLPPIDQNCATFFGRYVIDEGYGGLALEAEGERCAAQLQVPSKKVMIMGNHGVLVLGDSVADAFNRMYYFERAAETYIRALQTGQPLRVLPDAIAEKTAAELEGYPGQSDRHLSELMAILDDEGSNYAT from the coding sequence ATGACCCCCCAAATGACAAAGCCCGCCGAACAACCCAACATCCAGCATTGGGAGGCCCGCACCCACATGGCCGCCGCCTTTCGATGGACCGCGCGGTTAAACATGCATGAGGCGGTGGCGAACCACTTCAGCCTTGCGGTGAATGAGGACGGCACTGAATTCCTTATGAACCCCGATCAGGCGCATTTTGCACGCATCCGCGCGTCGGATCTGCTGCTGCTGGACGCGAACGATCCCACCACGTTGGATCGCCCCGGCGCGCCTGACCCCACAGCTTGGGGGCTACACGGCTCCGTTCACCGCCGCTGCCCTCACGCGCGCTGTGTCATGCATATCCATTCGATCCACGCTACCGTGCTGGCCAGCCTCGCCGACAGCCGCCTGCCCCCAATCGATCAGAACTGCGCGACGTTCTTTGGCCGCTATGTCATCGACGAGGGGTATGGCGGTCTCGCCCTAGAGGCCGAGGGTGAGCGATGCGCGGCGCAACTGCAGGTCCCGTCGAAAAAGGTCATGATCATGGGCAATCATGGCGTGTTAGTGCTGGGCGATAGCGTAGCCGATGCCTTTAACCGCATGTATTATTTCGAGCGCGCGGCCGAGACATACATTCGCGCGCTGCAAACCGGCCAGCCCTTGCGCGTGTTGCCGGACGCCATCGCCGAGAAGACTGCCGCCGAGTTGGAAGGCTATCCCGGACAGTCGGACAGGCATTTGAGCGAACTGATGGCGATACTGGATGATGAGGGGTCAAACTACGCGACCTGA
- a CDS encoding sulfotransferase domain-containing protein: MSSLKRIIWIASYPKSGNTWMRSLLAHYFMPAGQAPDINNLRNFTTADVRQDFYDAANGGAYNGTDLKAWMRVRPGALRLIAGSRPNHHFVKTHCQTIRLEGQDVIPPEVTSGGIYLIRNPFDLAPSFARHQSADIDTAIKRMCNPDTVMGTPTGIFDVLGRWDDHVHSWTSAPGLKRRVIRYEDLLVKPAREMRGLLEVFLGQKVDGAKLARAIKATAFDKMQKQEREHGFTEKPEGMANFFAKGQAGVWKDDLTPAQVGRIREAFLPALEQHYPEMLRETEEFARGG; the protein is encoded by the coding sequence ATGAGCAGCCTGAAAAGGATCATCTGGATCGCATCCTACCCCAAATCGGGCAATACATGGATGCGGAGCTTGCTTGCGCATTATTTCATGCCAGCAGGGCAGGCACCCGACATCAATAACCTGCGCAATTTCACCACGGCCGACGTGCGGCAGGATTTCTATGATGCCGCGAATGGCGGCGCCTATAATGGGACGGACCTGAAGGCGTGGATGCGCGTACGCCCCGGGGCCCTGCGCCTGATCGCCGGATCGCGCCCCAACCATCATTTTGTCAAAACCCATTGCCAGACGATCCGCCTTGAGGGGCAGGATGTTATACCGCCCGAGGTTACGTCTGGTGGGATATATCTGATACGCAATCCGTTCGACCTGGCGCCCAGTTTTGCCCGGCATCAGTCGGCGGATATCGACACAGCGATCAAGCGGATGTGTAACCCCGACACGGTGATGGGCACGCCTACGGGTATTTTTGATGTGCTGGGACGGTGGGACGATCACGTTCACTCATGGACGAGCGCGCCGGGATTGAAGCGCCGCGTCATTCGGTATGAGGATCTGCTAGTGAAGCCTGCGCGCGAGATGCGCGGCCTCTTGGAGGTATTCCTGGGCCAGAAGGTGGACGGCGCTAAACTGGCCCGCGCGATCAAGGCGACGGCCTTTGACAAGATGCAGAAACAAGAGCGCGAACATGGCTTTACCGAAAAGCCAGAGGGTATGGCCAACTTCTTTGCCAAGGGACAGGCGGGCGTCTGGAAGGACGATTTGACCCCCGCTCAGGTGGGCCGCATCCGCGAGGCATTCTTGCCTGCGTTGGAGCAGCACTATCCCGAGATGCTGCGCGAGACCGAAGAATTTGCGCGCGGTGGCTAA
- a CDS encoding pyridoxal phosphate-dependent aminotransferase, with translation MKFADITQRLTGLGSAKWAVHMRARALRAEGRDIVELTIGEPDVPPVDALIEDAANAMRAGRMGYSNGMGEPGLRAALARRYTASTGRDIHPDQVMCLPGTQTSLFTTLLGLVQEGDEVLVGDPMYATYEGCIRASGAAMVPVPLAPENAFRMTAADLEARITSRSRAILLNTPHNPTGAVLTQQDIREIGEVACKHDLWIISDEVYEELIFDGVPFASPLAEPELADRTVVVSSISKSHAAPGFRSGWAIGSTEFTASLLPLSETMLFGSQPFLADATAAAVSAPSTVAPGMRQRFAARAGYLATRLENESALTVSRPQAGMFALIDVSSTGMAAEAYAFDLLESSGVAVMPGTSFGTTLDTWVRVALTTSDDALEVACDRIIAHAAAITASASAAQ, from the coding sequence ATGAAATTCGCCGATATAACCCAGCGTTTGACAGGTCTTGGCAGTGCCAAATGGGCCGTCCACATGCGTGCCCGCGCGCTGCGCGCCGAGGGGCGCGATATCGTAGAGCTGACAATTGGTGAGCCTGACGTGCCGCCCGTGGATGCACTGATTGAGGATGCGGCAAACGCGATGCGCGCCGGGCGCATGGGCTATTCCAATGGTATGGGCGAGCCGGGGCTGCGTGCCGCATTGGCGCGGCGCTATACCGCATCCACCGGCCGCGACATCCATCCCGATCAGGTAATGTGCCTGCCCGGCACGCAAACCTCGCTGTTTACCACCCTGCTGGGTCTGGTTCAGGAGGGCGACGAAGTGCTGGTTGGCGATCCGATGTATGCCACTTACGAGGGGTGCATCCGCGCGTCAGGCGCTGCCATGGTGCCAGTGCCGCTCGCGCCCGAGAACGCATTTCGCATGACGGCCGCCGATCTGGAGGCGCGCATCACGTCGCGCAGCCGCGCGATCCTGCTGAACACGCCGCACAATCCGACGGGGGCGGTCCTTACTCAACAGGACATCCGCGAGATTGGCGAGGTCGCCTGCAAACATGACCTGTGGATCATATCGGACGAGGTATATGAGGAGCTGATCTTTGACGGCGTCCCCTTCGCCTCGCCTTTGGCCGAGCCGGAATTGGCCGATCGCACTGTCGTCGTGTCGTCTATTTCCAAAAGCCACGCAGCGCCCGGATTTCGCAGCGGCTGGGCCATTGGCAGCACCGAATTTACCGCAAGTCTGCTGCCGTTGTCCGAAACGATGCTGTTCGGTAGTCAGCCCTTTTTGGCCGATGCAACGGCCGCCGCGGTATCGGCCCCGTCAACTGTCGCGCCGGGTATGCGCCAACGGTTTGCCGCGCGCGCCGGATATCTAGCGACCCGGCTAGAGAACGAGAGTGCGCTGACCGTATCGCGCCCGCAGGCGGGCATGTTCGCACTGATTGATGTGTCCAGCACCGGAATGGCGGCCGAAGCATATGCGTTTGATCTGCTAGAAAGCTCGGGCGTTGCTGTGATGCCCGGCACGTCCTTTGGCACCACGCTTGATACTTGGGTGCGCGTCGCGCTGACCACGTCCGATGACGCACTGGAAGTCGCCTGCGACCGCATTATTGCCCACGCCGCCGCGATCACGGCCAGCGCGAGTGCCGCACAATGA